One Candidatus Cloacimonadota bacterium genomic window, GGAAATTCCGGAAGATCGGGAACGTACTCATCAGGGGCCTGATGCCGGTGGAAATTGGAGGCGAAGTTGAGGCCGCCCCAGGTATCCAGCCTGGCTTTGCCGGCTTTGGGATCCACCTTGGAGGAAAAGACGGCGGATTTGATCAGCCCGCCCTGGAAATCCCGCGCGGTGACCACCGCCACGTAGTTTGTGGCCTTGGGTTTGGGATCGCGGTAGCTGAGCAGGTTTTCCGTGATCACGGCAGCTGAAGTTACGTTGCGGTCGTTCACCCAGACCTCGATGGTGGCGGGATCGATCTGTTGGGCCAGGGCAAAGTAGGAAACCACCAGCACATATTCGCCCTTTTGGGCGAAATCCTCCTCTGTGCTCAGCAGCACGAAACCCACGGCTTCCTTGCTGCTCTGGATCTCGGTTTTAAGCGTGAAAAGCTCACCGCCCAGGGATTCATCGGGATAGGAAAAAGTGGAGCCGTCAGTAAGCTGGAATTCGAACCAATACTCCAGATCCTGGCCCTGCAGTTCCTGCGGTTGCAGCTGCACCGTGAAGGTTTGGGTGCCGGGCAGCGGCATTTCCAGGGTTTTCACGGAAAAACCCGTGCCTCCGGAGGGCCGGTAACAGAGGTTGATCCTGGCGATCGTTTCCGCTTCAGCCGGAATATCCAGGCTGAGGTCCACGTTGGAGCCGGCCACGTAGATGCGGGGCGGTTCGTGTATGGCCACGATACCGGGCAGCAGAGCGGCAAGGGCGATCTGGCAGAGAAGCAATAAAGTCCTTTTCATGATGCGCCTCACCAAACTAATTCCACATACTTGATCCGCCCCTGGCTGTCGGCCATGGGTACTGTGATCTTGCGCTGATCCTCTTCCGGCCTGGGATTCACCACGGCCAGTTCATCCGTGGTGAGATCGGCATTCCTGGCGGGGCGCGCCTTCACCTGTCCCCGGGCCGAAAGGTCGGCACTGCGCTGGGCCCCGAGCGTGGCGATCGCCCCATTGGTGTTGGTGATCTTCACCGTTCCCGAAAACACAGATATCCAGGCCTTTCCCCCACCGTCCGTGCGAATCAGGAAAGAAGCTTCTTCGGCGCTCACCTGGCTCTTTCCGAACACCACGGCCAGGGTGCCGCCGCCGGGCTGCTGTTTCACGTAGAGGCTGCCTTTTTGCAGTTCCACTTCTTTATTTAAGCCTGTCAGAACGGCTTTGGCAGTGAGGCTGGCCTGGGTTTCGGAAAAGAGGTGCAGCGCGGCCAGGCCATCGGCATACTTGAAGCCGAGGCCGGATTTCCTGCCGGTCTCGAGCACGTCGTTGCTTTCCAAGATGCTGCCGTTGGCGAATTTGACGCTCTTGTTCGCCCGGCGCAGGGTAGCTTTGCCCTGTTGGCCGGAGATCACGGCGATGCCGGTGGCGGAGAGCAGGGACGCGCCCACAAGGAACATTGCGATGCAAAACACTGTCTTGTTCATCTTCACTCCCAAACCGTGATCACGGCTCTTTGGCCTTGCAGCTGCCCGATCAGGTCGATGGCGCTTTGGCCGCTGTAGCTGCGGCCGTTCCAGATGATCTCGCCCGTGGGCCGGAACCCTTCATTGAAGATGGCTTCCAGCTTGTCTTCCTTGAGGGAGTTGAGCATCGCGCTGATCTGATGAACGGGGTCTTCCCCGCTTTCAAACATAGTGTATTGGAAGATGTTCCAGCCGCTGCTGATCAGGCCGGGAACGTCGTCGCGCCAGGGACCGGGGAGCACCAGAGGATCAAGTTCAGTCCAGCGGTTGGTGCTGATCCGCCAAGCATAATGGTTGCCCGGAGTGAAAGGAAGGAATTCCGCGAATTGATTTGTGTAGACATAGTTGTCAAAGAACACGGTGCCGGTATTCACAAGGCTGTTTATCTCCGGGGGCAGATTCTGCGGATATTCCCGGATCGTGAGCCGGTATAGGTTGATCTCGGTATCGATGCTGTTCCAGAGAAAGTTCACCGGATTCTGGTCCAGCAGTGGCGGACTGGAACCTGCCGGCGCGCCTGGGCTGATCAGCGAAATGGCGCCGGCACTGGCCACCCGGATGGTGAAGGTTGCGTCACTGGCCCCGTTCCAGTTCTCGTGCCCGGCGCTTTCCGGCTGCACCAGCACCCGCAGGCTGAGCGCGCCGTCCGGAAAATAGCCCGCCAGCACTGCTTCACGGAGTACCGGGCTGCGGCTGGTGATCTCATCCAAGGAAAAATCGATGCTGCCCACGCGGTTGAACAGGGTGGAAGCCTGATTGGTGATCAGGTCCTGGTTGGTAAGCAGTGGAAACTGGCCCTGGGCGGGGATCGCTTCCTCGGAAATGTATTTGGCCGTTACCAGAGGTTCGCTGACTCCGCTCCACCCGATCTCCAGCTTTAGATAGAACCGGAAAGCAGTGTCGGAATGGTTGGTGATCAGCAAAGACGTCAGGATCGGCTGGTTCCAAGGCGTGGTGGGATCAAAACTGGCCGTCTTGAAGGAGTTTACGTGGATCGTGCTGGGTGTGAACCAGGGCGTGATGTCTGGATGCTGGGCCCATAGCATAGCCAGCGCTGGCAACAGGACAATTGTCAGTATCAGTTTTTTTCTCATGATTCCTCTGTTTCGTCTTGATTCAGGGCCAGGTGGGCGATCTTGACCACCAGGTCCGCGAAGCTGATCCCCACAGCCTTTGCAGCCATCGGGGTAAGACTCAGCGGGGTCATTCCGGGCAGGGTGTTCACTTCCAGGAAATAGGGTTGGTCGCCATCGTAACGGAAATCTATGCGCGCGTAGCTCCGCAGGCCAAAGACCTGCCACAGCCTTGCCGCGTACATCTGGATCAACTGGGCCACGGCTTCCTCGATGGGGGCCGGAGCCAGGTATTCGGAGCGCCCGGCTTTGTATTTGTTGGCATAATCGTACCAGCCGCTAAGGGGTTTGATCTCCACCACAGGCAGGGCTGTGCCGTCCAGCACCGTAACTGTTAGCTCGCGCCCGGGGATGAAGCGCTCCAAAAGCGCGCTGGAAGAGTATTTGAGGGCCTGCTGGGTGGCTTCCCGAAGCTGGTCGGTGGTCTCCACTTTGCTGATGCCGACGGAGGAGCCGCCAGCGTTGGGTTTCACGATCAGTGGCAGGCCCAGTTTGTCCACGATGCCCTGCAGGTCACGCGGGTCCTCATAATCGCCCAGTTGGTCACCCCGCAGCAGCACCCAGTCCGCCACCGGCACCCCTTCCTCCCTGGCCAGCAGTTTGGCCACATACTTGTCCATGGTGAGGGCGCAGGCCTGAAAGCCGGATCCCGTGTAGCGCAAACCTGCCAGATCCAAAGCGGCCTGCAGCTGTCCGTTTTCGCCGGAACCCCCGTGCAGGCCCAGAAAGATGAGCCCTGTGCCCAATTCCTTCAGCCTGTCGATCAGTTTATCCAGACTCGAAAAATCAGCCGGATCCAGCTCCGTGACCTCAAGCCCTGATCCGCGCAGCCCGTTGGCGATCGCGGCTCCGCTCACCAGCGAAACCTCCCGCTCGGGGGAATCACCGCCTTTCAACACTGTTATTCTTTCCATGCTTCCTCTGTTATTTTCAGCAATATGACTCAAACCGCTTCAACCCACGATCTTGAAAAAGAGCTCCAGATCGAAACCCAGGGCGGCCTTGAACCGCGCCACCTCGGGATAGTTGGCGCCACAGAAATCCAAGCCGGCAAATCTGTCTCTGAGCAGCTGCACCAGCAACAGGCTGTGCTGGGCGCTGGCCCCGCTCTTCAGGTCCTGGGGCCGGGTGCTGCGCATGATCGAATAGCCGCGCTGGTCGTTGGCACCGCCCAGCACCAGGTTGGTGCTCACGATCCTGTCCTGCTCCAGCAGATTGAACTGGGCGATCAGCCCGTCCCGGTGCAAGCGCTCCATCCAAGTTCGAAAAGCCGCGTAGGATACGCCCAGGTTCTTCTGTTTGCGGTTATAAAGGTCCTTCAGCAAAGAGATAAACTCCCGCGGCCGAAACTCCTCCACCAGCCGGTAGTCGTGTTCCCGGGCGGCGCGCAGCTTTTTGCGCTCGTCTTTCAGCACCCGCAGTTCCCGGGCGCAGTCGTAGGTGAAAGTGTAGTAAGGCACGGCTTTCAGGCCCTGCCAGGTGAAGCCGCGCACGTCAAAATTGTGCGGGGCGAGGTTGAACTGCATCCGCTTATAGCGAGCCTGCAAAAAAACCGCCACTTCCGTGGAGACTTTGAGTTCATCCAGCAGATTGCGGTTCGGCTCCCGCTCCGGCTGCCAGAAGAACCACAAACCTTGATAGTAAGCGCTCATGGGACAGATCAGCCGCCTCAGACCCAGGCTCTTTTTTTCATACAGCGGCATGGCCGCCACCAGTTGGTCGCCTTTGTGGCAAAGCAATTGCAGTGCCTCGATCTGATGCAGTTCCTCCACCGCCAGCATGAAGCGCGGGTCGATCCAAATGGGTGGAGCGGTCAAAGCTTGTTCGGAGGGGGCGCGCAGGCTCAAATCATACATGGTGTCAGAGATATTTTTGCAGGATGTTGATCAGTTCCTCCAGCTGAAAGGGTTTCAGGATATAATCCGTGAACCCTTCCTCCATCGCCGCGGCCACCGCTTTGAGGCCGGAAAAACCCGTCATTATCAGGCAAAACACGTTCGGATCGGCCTGCCGTATCTCACGCATCAGCCTGATCCCGCTGGCCTGCTTGTGTCCGTGGTCGATCAGGGCGAGGCCATACTTTTCCTTTTGCAAATGCTCCCCGGCCTCTCTGCGGTTTTGGGCGATGTCCACCGTATAGCCTCTTGAGCGCAGAAAGTCACCGATGACTTCCCGCAGAAGCCGGTCATCGTCAACCAGCAGGATCCTTGTGTTCATTTTACCACCTTGGCGTATTTGCACCGTGCCTCCTCAGGCCGGGTTCAGGCAACCGGACCGGAAAGCATTTTCACTCCGCATCGCAGCTTCAGAAATCATCGCAAAACCGTCAATGAAAAATTATCCCGCGCCGCGATTCTCTCTTTTTGGTCAAATTAGCATTTTTATGTTGACTGATTTCGGACTATATTATTTGTGGAATCACCAATATTTATGAGGTACCAATGAGAGGAAAAGTTAAGTGGTTTAACAAGAATAAAGGCTACGGCTTTATTATCACCGACGACAACAAAGAGTATTTCGTGCACTGGAAGTCCATCGTGACCAATTCCCCCCGCGAACTTAAGGTGCTCGAGCAGGACGAGATCGTAACTTTTGACCTGATGGAGACAGACAAAGGCACCCAGGCCATCAACATCATCAGGGTCACCGGCTAAACTCGGTCCTGACCACATCGTCTTCAGGGGCGGAAGCGCACAGCTTTTGCCCCTGAACTTTTAAGTCCATGCCCTTTCTGCCCACCAATCTGCAAGAAGCCCAGGCCCGCGGCTGGCACGAACTTGACGTCGTGATCGTCTCCGGTGATGCCTACGTGGACCATCCCAGCTTCGGCGCGGCCATCATCGGCCGGCAGCTGGAAGCGGCCGGGTTCCGCGTGGGGATCATTCCCCAACCGGATCCCTCTACAGACGCGGACTTCATGGCCTTGGGCGCACCCCGCCTCTTTTTCGGCGTAACGGCCGGCAACATGGATTCCCTGGTTTGTAACTACACCGCCCAGCGCAAGAAACGCAATGACGACGCCTACAGCCCAGGCGGCAAAGCCGGGTTGCGTCCGGACCGCGCTTCCCTGATCTACGCGAACGTACTGAAACGCCTTTACAAAAAGGTCCCGCTGGTGCTGGGAGGCATCGAGGCTTCCCTGCGGCGCCTGGCGCATTATGATTTCTGGCAGGATAAAGTCCGTGCCAGCCTGCTGGCGGATACCAAAGCCTCACTTCTGGTTTACGGCATGGGCGAAAACGCGGTCGTGGAGATAGCCCGGGCTTTGCGGGATGGCAAACAGATCAGCGAACTCAGGGAAATCCCGGGAACTGTGGCCTTCAACCCGGAACCGCCTGACGCGGAGGACTTGGTGCTGCCGGACAACCTTGCCTGCGTGGACAAAGCCACTTTTCACCGCATGACCCACCTCTTCGAGGAAAACCAGCATACGAGAACCCTCTTCCAGTTGAACGGCGGCCGCTGGCTGCGGCACAATCCACCCGCGGCGGGGCTGTCTCAAAAGGACCAGGACGCGCTCTACGCCCTGCCCTTTGAATACGCGCCCCATACACGTTACGGCCAGCACAAGATCCCCGCTTTCGAGCAGATCAGGGATTCGCTCACTTCCCACCGCGGTTGTTACGGCGGTTGCAATTTCTGCGCCATCTCCTCCCACCAGGGAAGGGCGATCCGGTCGCGTTCCGCGGATTCCATCGTCAATGAGGCCAAAACCCTCTCCGCGCGCCGAAAAAGAGCCATCACCCTCAGCGATGTGGGCGGTCCCACGGCCAATATGTATGCCTCCAGCTGTGAGCTTGACTGGCCCGACAGCTGCAAACGCCCATCCTGCCTTTATCCAAAGATCTGCCCCCGGCTCAAGCCCGCGCATCAGGAACAGCTGAAACTGCTGGATAAGCTGGAGCGATTGCCGCAGGTCAATCACGTTTTCATTGCCTCCGGGATCAGGCACGACCTGGCTTTGCGCAGCCCCGCCTACATTTCCGCCCTGGCCACCAAATACACCGGCGGCAGGCTCAAACTTGCCCCGGAGCACAGCGTCCCAGCCGTTTTGCGCCTGATGGGAAAGCCGGATACGAGCAGCTTTGAGGAGTTTTCCCGCGAGTTCTTCCAGGCCTGCAAACAAGCCGGCCTCAAACGCCAGATCATCCCCTACATCATCATCGGGCATCCCGGCACCACCATCGAGGACGCGCTTGAACTGCGCCAATGGCTGGTGCGGAACCACCTCCGGGTGGAACAGGTGCAGGAATTCACCCCCACCCCGATGACGATCAGCACTTGCATGTACTACACAGGATTGGATTATTACACCGGCAAGCCCATCCACGTGCCCAAACCCTCGGAGATCAGGCGCCAAAAAGAACTCGCGCTCTGGCATCTGAACTGATCCCTCCTCCACCACCGCCTTCACATCCAAACCCCCGCACACCTCAAAACCTTCACTGCGCGAGTATTTAACCGGTTTCAGCCCTCAAACCGCCCTTAGCCCTTTCCTGTCCGCCTCTCATCTAATTCCCATTAAGTTCCCGCCCGGGCATTGGGAACTCAAGGGGAGGCGAAGGAGGGGTGAACAGGAAGGGGTCAAGGGCGGATAAACAGGGGAAAAAACAAAACCCGGGCTTTCACCCGGGTCTGATAGTGATGGTCGGGATGACAGGATTTGAACCTGCGACCACTTGAACCCCATTCAAGTACGCTAGCCGGACTGCGCTACATCCCGGACCTTGGAACCTAAAAAAAACAGCCCCTGTTTTTGACAAGCAAAATTTGTATTTGACATCCCCGCCCCTTTGGAAAGGATGGTCAATTCAGAGGCGCAAGTGAGCAATGAAGCCACTCGCGCCAAGTTTCAGAAAGGAAAAAGATGACAGCATGAGTTTGATCCGCGCACGAGATCTGTCGCTGGAATTTGGCGGCAACTACATCCTGAACAAGGTGAACTGCAGTTTGGAGCAGAACAGCCGGGTGGGCCTGATCGGAACGAACGGTTCCGGCAAGACCACCCTCATCCGCCTGTTCCTGGGATTACTGCAACCCGTTTCAGGTGAGGTTTTGCGCGCCCGGAACTGCCGGGTGGCC contains:
- a CDS encoding FecR domain-containing protein, whose protein sequence is MNKTVFCIAMFLVGASLLSATGIAVISGQQGKATLRRANKSVKFANGSILESNDVLETGRKSGLGFKYADGLAALHLFSETQASLTAKAVLTGLNKEVELQKGSLYVKQQPGGGTLAVVFGKSQVSAEEASFLIRTDGGGKAWISVFSGTVKITNTNGAIATLGAQRSADLSARGQVKARPARNADLTTDELAVVNPRPEEDQRKITVPMADSQGRIKYVELVW
- a CDS encoding D-alanine--D-alanine ligase; this encodes MERITVLKGGDSPEREVSLVSGAAIANGLRGSGLEVTELDPADFSSLDKLIDRLKELGTGLIFLGLHGGSGENGQLQAALDLAGLRYTGSGFQACALTMDKYVAKLLAREEGVPVADWVLLRGDQLGDYEDPRDLQGIVDKLGLPLIVKPNAGGSSVGISKVETTDQLREATQQALKYSSSALLERFIPGRELTVTVLDGTALPVVEIKPLSGWYDYANKYKAGRSEYLAPAPIEEAVAQLIQMYAARLWQVFGLRSYARIDFRYDGDQPYFLEVNTLPGMTPLSLTPMAAKAVGISFADLVVKIAHLALNQDETEES
- a CDS encoding response regulator is translated as MNTRILLVDDDRLLREVIGDFLRSRGYTVDIAQNRREAGEHLQKEKYGLALIDHGHKQASGIRLMREIRQADPNVFCLIMTGFSGLKAVAAAMEEGFTDYILKPFQLEELINILQKYL
- a CDS encoding cold shock domain-containing protein — encoded protein: MRGKVKWFNKNKGYGFIITDDNKEYFVHWKSIVTNSPRELKVLEQDEIVTFDLMETDKGTQAINIIRVTG
- a CDS encoding YgiQ family radical SAM protein, producing MPFLPTNLQEAQARGWHELDVVIVSGDAYVDHPSFGAAIIGRQLEAAGFRVGIIPQPDPSTDADFMALGAPRLFFGVTAGNMDSLVCNYTAQRKKRNDDAYSPGGKAGLRPDRASLIYANVLKRLYKKVPLVLGGIEASLRRLAHYDFWQDKVRASLLADTKASLLVYGMGENAVVEIARALRDGKQISELREIPGTVAFNPEPPDAEDLVLPDNLACVDKATFHRMTHLFEENQHTRTLFQLNGGRWLRHNPPAAGLSQKDQDALYALPFEYAPHTRYGQHKIPAFEQIRDSLTSHRGCYGGCNFCAISSHQGRAIRSRSADSIVNEAKTLSARRKRAITLSDVGGPTANMYASSCELDWPDSCKRPSCLYPKICPRLKPAHQEQLKLLDKLERLPQVNHVFIASGIRHDLALRSPAYISALATKYTGGRLKLAPEHSVPAVLRLMGKPDTSSFEEFSREFFQACKQAGLKRQIIPYIIIGHPGTTIEDALELRQWLVRNHLRVEQVQEFTPTPMTISTCMYYTGLDYYTGKPIHVPKPSEIRRQKELALWHLN